Proteins from a single region of Trichoplusia ni isolate ovarian cell line Hi5 chromosome 3, tn1, whole genome shotgun sequence:
- the LOC113491745 gene encoding uncharacterized protein LOC113491745 isoform X2: MVNYRRVVCEVVLAAVLVSVALAAPAPDCAQKHYDQRQNGSENYRLNIDGVVIAVAPAESIMSALGDMEDLLDFSQLEEKPKPPQASGSPAPAIQIVSLPTVDVKPQEEKPQEDKPAEGKPETPVKTESASPLSDVSLGDDVKVQKKDASVRKHEKAQR; this comes from the coding sequence ATGGTCAACTACAGACGAGTGGTGTGCGAGGTGGTGCTGGCGGCCGTGCTGGTGAGCGTGGCCCTGGCCGCGCCGGCGCCCGACTGCGCGCAGAAGCACTACGACCAGCGTCAAAACGGCTCCGAGAACTACAGGCTCAATATCGATGGCGTCGTCATCGCTGTGGCTCCCGCCGAGTCCATCATGTCCGCCCTCGGGGATATGGAAGACCTGCTGGATTTCAGCCAGTTGGAGGAAAAGCCAAAGCCACCCCAGGCTTCTGGGTCACCCGCACCGGCGATTCAAATAGTGTCCTTACCGACGGTCGATGTGAAGCCCCAAGAAGAGAAGCCTCAGGAAGACAAGCCAGCTGAAGGCAAGCCGGAGACACCGGTGAAAACCGAATCGGCGTCCCCGCTGAGCGATGTCAGCCTCGGAGACGATGTCAAGGTGCAGAAGAAAGATGCTTCTGTAAGGAAACACGAAAAAGCACAAAG